The following are encoded in a window of Primulina eburnea isolate SZY01 chromosome 4, ASM2296580v1, whole genome shotgun sequence genomic DNA:
- the LOC140830195 gene encoding uncharacterized protein — protein MDPNELSGTTDLMIAEGWIKSIKVIFTFMELQDADKVRCAIFLLIGDTRLWWESASMSVNLQTLTCEGFKEVFYSKYFTEEGDSSVAEFVRKFERGCHFVPLISNDVREKFRYFLDGLQSILRHHVRVVGPTIYVVVVSRALVAEQDQKDIENDRQGKRPYQAPQQHHSQQQQFKRPF, from the exons ATGGATCCAAATGAGCTCTCGGGGACTACTGACCTGATGATAGCtgaaggatggattaagtccatcaaAGTGATATTCACATTTATGGAGCTGCAGGATGCAGACAAAGTCAGATGTGCCATCTTTCTGTTGATAGGGGACACCAGACTttggtgggagagcgcgtcTATGTCAGTGAATTTGCAGACCCTTACTTGTGAGGGTTTCAAGGAAGTGTTTTACtctaagtacttcactgaggaa GGAGACAGTAGTGTAGCCGAATTTGTGAGGAAATTTGAGAgagggtgtcactttgtgcccctaattTCAAACGATGTCAGGGAAAAGTTTAGGTACTTCCTTGATGGATTACAGTCGATCTTGCGCCATCATGTTAGAGTTGTTGGTCCTACTATCTATGTTGTTGTGGTATCGAGAGCTTTGGTGGCTGAACAAGACCAAAAAGATATTGAGAATGACAGACAGGGCAAGAGACCCTATCAGGCGCCCCAGCAGCACCATTCACAGCAACAGCAGTTTAAAAGGCCTTTCTAG